A genomic region of Catalinimonas niigatensis contains the following coding sequences:
- the atpB gene encoding F0F1 ATP synthase subunit A, protein MGKKSKKNYRNLFLISYIILLLFALPISQLKAAEVEPDTETEGPTEFIFHHIADSYDWHFVTIGHTHVTLPLPLILYSEDRGVEVFMSSNFLDEEHNYVPYQGYALEDDGQHLVSVEGRTFYDFSITKNIAAMLLSVIVMLIIFPAAASRYKNNPASAPKGLQSFIEPVVIFIRDEVAIPAIGVHKYQRFMPYLLTVFFFILINNLLGLLPGAANVTGNISITLTLALFTFLITQFSGNKNYWKHVFNTPGVPWWLLPIMIPVELIGLFTKPFSLMVRLFANITAGHIIILSIIGLIFIFESIAVGPVSVLFAAVMNFLELLVALLQAFVFTLLSAIYFGGAVEDHHHEEGKALEDENANAPLQTDSAMI, encoded by the coding sequence ATGGGGAAAAAAAGCAAGAAAAACTACCGTAACTTATTCTTAATCAGCTACATAATTCTATTACTTTTTGCACTACCTATAAGTCAGCTCAAGGCTGCTGAGGTAGAGCCTGATACTGAAACCGAAGGACCTACCGAATTTATCTTTCACCATATTGCTGATTCTTACGACTGGCACTTTGTTACCATAGGGCATACGCATGTAACGCTTCCTTTGCCGCTCATCCTTTATTCTGAAGATCGGGGAGTAGAGGTATTCATGTCTTCTAATTTTCTCGATGAAGAGCATAACTATGTTCCTTACCAAGGGTACGCATTGGAAGATGATGGCCAACATCTGGTTTCTGTGGAGGGGCGTACTTTCTATGATTTTTCTATTACAAAAAACATTGCGGCTATGCTGCTCAGTGTCATTGTGATGCTGATTATTTTTCCGGCGGCGGCCTCAAGGTATAAGAACAATCCTGCTTCAGCACCCAAAGGCCTCCAGTCATTTATTGAACCCGTGGTGATATTTATTCGCGATGAGGTGGCAATTCCGGCGATCGGAGTGCATAAGTATCAAAGGTTTATGCCTTACTTACTTACAGTGTTTTTCTTTATTCTGATCAACAATCTGTTAGGGTTGCTACCGGGTGCGGCCAATGTCACAGGCAATATCTCCATTACCCTTACACTGGCATTATTTACTTTTTTGATTACTCAATTTAGTGGTAATAAAAATTATTGGAAACACGTATTCAACACACCTGGAGTACCCTGGTGGCTGCTGCCTATCATGATTCCAGTAGAACTTATTGGTTTGTTTACCAAGCCTTTTTCGTTAATGGTAAGGCTTTTTGCAAACATTACTGCCGGGCATATCATTATCCTTAGTATCATCGGACTGATATTCATTTTTGAAAGCATTGCTGTAGGTCCGGTGAGCGTACTCTTTGCCGCAGTTATGAACTTTCTTGAATTGTTAGTTGCTCTCCTACAAGCTTTTGTATTTACACTGCTTTCAGCCATTTATTTTGGAGGCGCTGTAGAAGATCATCATCATGAAGAAGGTAAAGCGCTGGAAGACGAAAACGCAAATGCTCCTTTGCAGACTGATTCTGCCATGATATAA
- the atpA gene encoding F0F1 ATP synthase subunit alpha, with amino-acid sequence MAEVRPDEVSAILREQLSNFKTEAELEEVGTVLQVGDGVARIYGLTKAQSGELLEFENGVNGLVLNLEEDNVGAVLLGDWGDIKEGDTVKRTKRIASVKVGNGLAGRVVNTLGQPIDGKGPITGELYELPLERRAPGVIYRQPVNEPLQTGIKAIDSMIPIGRGQRELIIGDRQTGKTAVAIDTIINQKEFYEKGEPVYCIYVACGQKASTIAGIVAALEKNGAMAYTTVVAATASDPAPMQFFAPFTGAVIGEFFRDTGRPALVIYDDLSKQAVAYREVSLLLRRPPGREAYPGDVFYLHSRLLERAAKLNANTEIVKQMNDLPEVIKPLVKGGGSLTALPIIETQAGDVSAYIPTNVISITDGQIFLETGLFNAGLRPAINVGISVSRVGGSAQIKSMKKVAGTLKLDQAQFRELEAFAKFGSDLDAATQLTIDRGRRNQQILKQPQFSPLSVEEQIAIIFASTKGYMDKVAIHRVKEFETEYLNQLKAQHRDTLDALAAGKFDDSLTDVLKKVATELAPNYKE; translated from the coding sequence ATGGCAGAAGTTAGACCCGATGAGGTTTCAGCAATATTAAGAGAACAGCTTTCCAATTTCAAAACAGAAGCTGAACTCGAAGAAGTAGGTACTGTACTGCAAGTAGGTGATGGTGTAGCCCGTATTTATGGCCTGACCAAAGCACAATCCGGTGAACTTTTAGAATTTGAGAATGGGGTAAACGGCCTGGTGCTTAATTTAGAGGAAGACAATGTAGGTGCTGTATTACTGGGAGATTGGGGTGATATTAAAGAAGGTGATACTGTAAAACGTACCAAAAGAATAGCATCTGTCAAAGTGGGTAACGGACTTGCAGGGCGTGTAGTCAATACCTTAGGCCAACCTATTGATGGCAAAGGTCCAATAACAGGCGAGCTTTACGAACTACCTCTTGAAAGAAGGGCTCCTGGAGTAATCTATCGTCAGCCGGTAAATGAACCGCTCCAGACAGGTATCAAGGCTATTGACTCTATGATTCCTATTGGTAGAGGTCAACGTGAGCTGATCATCGGTGACCGCCAGACAGGTAAGACAGCTGTAGCCATAGACACCATCATCAACCAAAAGGAATTTTACGAAAAAGGTGAGCCTGTCTACTGTATTTATGTGGCTTGCGGACAAAAGGCTTCTACCATTGCCGGTATTGTTGCTGCACTGGAAAAAAATGGTGCCATGGCTTACACTACTGTAGTAGCCGCTACAGCTTCAGATCCTGCTCCTATGCAGTTTTTTGCTCCCTTTACTGGTGCAGTGATTGGTGAATTCTTTCGTGATACAGGTAGACCTGCGTTGGTTATCTATGATGACCTTTCCAAACAGGCTGTGGCTTACCGTGAGGTATCTCTGCTTCTTCGTCGTCCTCCCGGACGTGAAGCTTATCCCGGTGATGTATTCTATCTTCACTCACGCCTTTTAGAGCGTGCTGCCAAGCTGAATGCGAATACTGAGATTGTAAAGCAAATGAATGACCTTCCCGAAGTCATTAAGCCTTTGGTGAAAGGTGGAGGTTCGTTAACAGCATTACCCATCATTGAGACACAGGCAGGCGACGTTTCTGCTTATATACCGACCAATGTAATCTCTATCACTGACGGGCAAATCTTCCTGGAAACCGGTTTATTTAATGCTGGTTTGCGACCTGCAATCAACGTAGGTATTTCAGTATCTCGTGTGGGTGGTTCAGCACAAATTAAGTCTATGAAGAAGGTGGCAGGTACCCTTAAACTGGATCAGGCTCAATTCCGTGAATTGGAAGCTTTTGCCAAATTTGGTTCTGACCTGGATGCTGCTACACAGCTTACCATTGACAGGGGTAGAAGAAACCAGCAGATTTTGAAGCAGCCTCAGTTTTCTCCTTTATCTGTAGAAGAGCAGATAGCCATCATTTTTGCTTCTACCAAAGGTTATATGGATAAGGTAGCTATCCATAGAGTGAAGGAGTTTGAGACAGAGTACTTGAACCAACTGAAAGCGCAGCATCGTGATACATTAGATGCCCTTGCCGCTGGTAAGTTTGATGATAGCCTCACTGATGTGCTTAAGAAGGTAGCTACTGAACTGGCTCCTAATTATAAGGAATAG
- the atpH gene encoding ATP synthase F1 subunit delta, with amino-acid sequence MVNSRVASRYAKSLLDLAVEKGILKEVFKDMVLFGKTCKANRSLVLMLRNPIIHHDKKKAVLYALFKDKFHPATLTLFDIITRKNRENYLPAIAESFEIQYRLHQGIAKAIVITPVPLTEVLRKQFIELVAKQTGKEIDLEEKIDPSIIGGYVLKIGDQQMDNSVKAKLKTLSYEFSDDSFVKSF; translated from the coding sequence ATGGTGAATTCAAGAGTAGCATCACGTTATGCGAAGTCACTGCTGGATCTGGCAGTAGAAAAAGGTATTTTGAAGGAGGTTTTTAAAGATATGGTGCTTTTCGGCAAGACATGCAAAGCCAACCGTAGCTTGGTGTTGATGCTTCGCAATCCTATCATCCATCACGATAAAAAGAAAGCTGTGCTTTATGCACTTTTCAAAGATAAATTTCACCCTGCTACTCTGACGCTCTTTGACATCATCACTCGCAAAAACCGGGAAAATTATTTACCTGCAATCGCAGAGTCATTTGAAATCCAGTATCGTTTGCATCAGGGAATTGCCAAAGCAATAGTGATTACTCCTGTACCACTCACTGAGGTTTTAAGAAAACAGTTTATAGAACTGGTAGCCAAACAAACCGGAAAAGAAATAGACCTGGAGGAGAAGATTGACCCTTCTATCATCGGTGGATATGTGTTGAAGATTGGTGATCAGCAGATGGATAACTCCGTAAAGGCCAAACTAAAAACACTTTCATACGAATTTTCAGACGATAGCTTTGTAAAATCATTCTGA
- the atpE gene encoding ATP synthase F0 subunit C — protein sequence MLLALLLQAAAETVSGLGTMGAGLGAGIVALGAGLGIGKIGGSAMEAIARQPEASGRIQTAMIIVAALIEGVALFGVIICLIIATA from the coding sequence ATGTTGTTAGCTTTATTATTACAAGCAGCCGCCGAAACGGTTTCCGGATTAGGAACCATGGGCGCTGGTCTTGGTGCCGGAATAGTTGCATTAGGCGCTGGTCTCGGTATTGGAAAAATTGGTGGTTCTGCTATGGAAGCTATCGCTCGTCAGCCTGAGGCTAGCGGACGTATTCAAACTGCCATGATTATCGTAGCTGCTCTGATTGAAGGTGTTGCTCTTTTTGGAGTAATTATCTGTCTGATTATAGCAACTGCCTAA
- the atpG gene encoding ATP synthase F1 subunit gamma: MPSLKAVKSRITSVKSTQQITRAMKMVAASKLRRAQDRLLQMRPYAEKLTRILNNVSSNLSEENVSEYAKSRDVRNVLFVVFTSDKGLCGAFNTSLFRYLRQLISSQYSTYERNNRLKIMTVGSKGRDYYKRRGHELVDQYTDLFSEQTFGNVRIAAESVMQMYRDGEVDKVVLVYNTFKNVATQVVTNEQILPVESTSEKDEKVTNNIDYIYEPSEEYIVEELIPQSLKIQFYKAYLESAASEQGARMTAMDQATDNAGELLKQLKLTYNRTRQAAITKEILEIVAGADALES; the protein is encoded by the coding sequence ATGCCGAGCTTAAAAGCAGTCAAAAGCCGAATAACCTCTGTAAAGTCAACGCAGCAGATCACCAGAGCCATGAAAATGGTAGCTGCCTCAAAGCTACGCAGAGCACAAGATCGCCTTTTGCAAATGCGGCCTTATGCCGAAAAACTAACGAGGATTCTTAATAACGTTTCTTCCAATTTAAGTGAAGAGAATGTAAGTGAATATGCAAAGAGCAGAGATGTCAGAAATGTGCTATTTGTAGTATTTACTTCCGATAAAGGCCTTTGTGGAGCCTTCAATACCAGTCTCTTCCGCTACCTTAGGCAATTGATCTCCAGCCAGTACAGTACCTATGAACGCAATAACCGATTGAAAATTATGACGGTTGGAAGCAAAGGGCGGGATTACTACAAACGCAGAGGGCATGAACTGGTCGATCAGTATACTGATCTTTTTAGTGAACAGACTTTTGGGAATGTCCGCATAGCCGCCGAATCTGTAATGCAGATGTACCGTGATGGAGAGGTAGATAAAGTAGTATTAGTCTATAACACTTTCAAAAACGTAGCCACACAAGTGGTTACTAATGAACAAATTTTACCCGTTGAATCTACTTCTGAAAAGGACGAAAAAGTAACCAACAATATTGATTATATCTACGAACCTTCAGAAGAGTACATTGTAGAAGAGCTTATTCCTCAATCTTTGAAAATTCAGTTTTACAAAGCTTATCTGGAATCTGCGGCCTCTGAACAGGGTGCCCGTATGACGGCCATGGATCAGGCTACGGACAATGCGGGTGAACTGCTAAAACAATTGAAACTTACTTATAACCGTACCCGACAGGCTGCCAT
- a CDS encoding F0F1 ATP synthase subunit B has translation MDLLTPDFGLIFWQILIFLVVLFVLSKFAWKPMINGLNERENSIEEALLSAEKAKNEMAQLKADNEKLLAEARRERDHILKDATAAANKLREEAREQASHEGARIVADAKASIDLHKKAALADIKEQVATLSVQVAEKILREKLSDDKAQKEYVSKLVKDLNVN, from the coding sequence ATGGATTTACTTACCCCAGATTTTGGACTTATATTCTGGCAGATCCTTATCTTTTTGGTAGTACTTTTTGTTCTTTCCAAATTTGCCTGGAAACCCATGATCAATGGATTGAACGAGCGTGAAAACTCTATAGAAGAAGCATTACTTTCTGCAGAAAAAGCCAAAAATGAAATGGCACAGTTGAAAGCCGATAATGAAAAATTATTGGCTGAAGCAAGAAGAGAAAGAGATCATATTCTCAAAGATGCCACTGCCGCAGCTAATAAGCTGAGAGAAGAAGCTCGTGAGCAAGCCTCTCACGAAGGAGCACGTATTGTAGCTGACGCTAAGGCTTCCATTGATCTGCACAAAAAGGCCGCTTTGGCTGATATAAAAGAGCAGGTAGCAACGCTTTCGGTTCAGGTTGCTGAAAAGATTTTACGAGAAAAACTCAGTGACGACAAAGCACAGAAAGAGTACGTCTCAAAACTGGTGAAAGATTTAAATGTTAATTAA
- a CDS encoding bactofilin family protein, with the protein MTMFSNNQKEKVKTEEASNSSSIIGKGTSVEGDLHTVGNIRIEGDVKGNVTCKSKIALGQSSYVEGTVLAQNAEIAGEIQGSIEISELLILRPTAVIHGDIITNKLIVESGATFNGSCRMGVSVNDIDFEDDPEETELDAEQEDDVESTSNSKKTESRSI; encoded by the coding sequence GCTAGTAATTCTAGCAGCATTATAGGAAAAGGTACATCCGTGGAAGGAGACCTTCATACCGTAGGAAACATACGTATTGAGGGCGATGTTAAAGGAAATGTAACCTGTAAGTCAAAGATTGCTCTGGGACAGTCTTCTTATGTAGAGGGTACAGTACTTGCCCAAAACGCTGAAATAGCAGGAGAGATACAGGGATCTATTGAAATTTCTGAGTTACTTATCCTCAGACCTACTGCCGTGATTCATGGAGATATTATTACCAATAAGTTGATCGTAGAATCAGGGGCGACTTTCAACGGATCTTGCCGTATGGGTGTCTCAGTAAATGACATTGACTTTGAGGACGACCCAGAAGAAACAGAATTAGATGCTGAACAAGAAGATGATGTCGAATCAACCTCAAACTCCAAAAAAACGGAGTCAAGATCAATTTAA
- a CDS encoding AtpZ/AtpI family protein: protein MSNQPQTPKKRSQDQFKTYVKYSGLAFQMIAVLGLAVWGGMKLDDKMGNGFPLFTIIFALIAFAGSLIVIIRGLPKE, encoded by the coding sequence ATGTCGAATCAACCTCAAACTCCAAAAAAACGGAGTCAAGATCAATTTAAGACCTACGTTAAATACTCTGGTTTGGCTTTCCAAATGATTGCTGTACTGGGATTGGCTGTATGGGGTGGTATGAAGCTGGATGATAAAATGGGCAATGGTTTTCCGTTATTTACGATTATCTTTGCCCTTATTGCTTTTGCAGGCTCACTCATCGTTATCATTCGTGGCTTACCTAAAGAGTAA